One window of the Staphylococcus equorum genome contains the following:
- a CDS encoding low temperature requirement protein A, whose translation MKKREVSMTELFFDLIFVYILSTINQTAEGISHNLMSLEELGKSFMLFLVFFSIWVYRTLLVNRFFNQKWYQYIFVFIDMYLIVILSKAINSDFQQTFLPFVLMSALVYLSIFIQYFINYKFTNAKVDMKLVKVYMIGLLLTIILSIISIMLPSPINFRVYFIGIFIVAVFPLLFYKTSYRNPIFFNHLTERLSLLVILLFGEGLVLLIQNIELTRLNILYALCFAFITCLFVIYVHHYKSTDKNTTNKTGFTTIYVHLLLIFSLDMMFLIMNKLLSHEHLNTSEIYGFILFLVLFIVSILTNIGLHKEKA comes from the coding sequence ATGAAGAAAAGAGAAGTCAGCATGACAGAATTATTTTTCGATTTAATATTTGTTTATATTTTATCTACTATTAATCAGACTGCAGAAGGCATTTCACATAATTTAATGTCTTTAGAAGAACTAGGAAAAAGCTTCATGCTTTTTCTCGTCTTTTTCTCTATATGGGTTTACCGTACACTTTTAGTTAATAGGTTCTTCAATCAAAAATGGTATCAATACATCTTTGTGTTTATAGATATGTATTTAATCGTTATATTGTCTAAAGCTATAAATAGCGATTTTCAACAAACATTTCTTCCATTTGTTTTAATGTCAGCCTTGGTATATCTAAGTATTTTTATACAATACTTCATTAATTATAAATTTACCAATGCGAAAGTAGATATGAAATTGGTTAAAGTTTATATGATTGGTTTATTATTAACAATTATTCTTTCTATAATATCTATAATGTTGCCATCACCGATTAATTTTAGGGTGTATTTTATAGGAATTTTTATCGTAGCAGTCTTTCCGCTACTCTTTTATAAGACTTCATATCGTAACCCTATATTCTTTAACCATTTGACTGAACGATTAAGCTTATTAGTGATTTTATTATTTGGTGAAGGCCTAGTTTTATTAATACAAAATATTGAATTGACCCGCTTAAATATTTTATATGCATTATGTTTCGCCTTTATTACGTGTTTATTTGTTATATATGTTCATCACTATAAATCAACAGATAAAAACACAACAAACAAAACAGGATTCACAACAATTTATGTACATTTATTATTAATATTTTCATTAGATATGATGTTTTTAATTATGAATAAACTGTTATCTCATGAACATCTGAATACATCTGAAATATATGGATTCATACTATTCTTAGTTTTATTTATAGTCAGTATATTAACAAATATAGGCTTACATAAGGAGAAAGCATAA